In Chthoniobacterales bacterium, a single window of DNA contains:
- a CDS encoding type II toxin-antitoxin system Phd/YefM family antitoxin, producing MVISVTDFKTHCLRVLREVEEKNQPVEVSRQGRVRFRIVPVRKPETPAWKRLRQSGILTARPGESVLSDSDFEANR from the coding sequence ATGGTCATTTCCGTCACAGACTTCAAAACCCACTGTCTCCGTGTGCTCAGGGAGGTGGAGGAGAAGAACCAACCGGTCGAGGTTTCGCGGCAGGGGCGTGTGCGCTTTCGTATCGTTCCAGTCCGAAAACCGGAAACGCCGGCGTGGAAACGTCTGCGCCAGAGCGGCATTCTCACAGCACGCCCCGGCGAGTCGGTTTTGTCGGATTCAGACTTCGAGGCGAATCGATGA